The nucleotide sequence GAAAAAATCGGCGGCAGCACTGACCAAATCCCAGCAAAATTCATCCCCATCTCCCCAGGCGATCGCCAATGCATTTGTCTGGAAAATGGTTGCGCCCACCACTGCGACCGCGAATGATGCCTATGTTTCCTACCTGCTCAACCTGATGGCAACCGCCACCCGCGAACAGACGATTACAGTTCCAGCCGCCCAAAGAGCGGAATTTGGGTTCGATCAACCACTGGCGATAACGGAAGTCAAACTGAAAAATCAGCAAACTCACTCGCTGGTGTTGGGCAAATCCAATTTTGATGGCAGTGCGCTGTATGCCCAGGTTGATCCCCCCACCGACCCCAACCAGGATCTTTCAGTTGTGCTGGTACCCGCCGACTTTGAAAACGCAGTCAACCGTCCCCTTGCCGAGTGGCAAGCTCCAGAACCAAAGTCAGATGGGAAAGGTAAGAATAAGAAATGAGGGTAGAGTTTGAAATTTCACCACAGAGACACGGAGAACACAGAGTAATTCCTCTTTGCCTCTGTGGTTCAAACAAAGCTAGCGGCTAACTTTCTACAGCCTGCATTTTTCTACAGCCTGTGTCATGTTTTCGTCAAGCCGTGTTCCAGAGCATACCTGACTAACTCGGTACGACTGTTCGTGCCTGTTTTAGTGAACAGGCGACTGACATATTTCTCAACGTTACGAACGCTGGTATCGAGGCGGCGAGCAATTTCCTTATTCATCAAGCCATCAACAACGAGATCCAGAACACTCTGTTCCCGGGGAGTGAAGTCAATTTTGATGGGGGAAGCTGATTGGGGAATGCCCCCTTTCTGCATCAACATTGAGCGAATCTCAGCAATCTGGCGTGCCATATCCGCAATATTGTGGGGTTCATCTCCCTCAGTGGACTGACGCAGGGCAGTTTGTTTCTCCAGCAGGTTAGTGACGATCGCCACCAGTTCATCTGGATCAAACGGTTTGGAAAGATAGGCATCGCAGCCTGCGTTATAGCCCTGGATGCGATCAGAGGTCATTCCCCGTGCAGTTAAAAATACCACTGGCAACGTTTTGAACTGGGGGTCTTCCCGCAGTTGTTTGAGAAACTGATAGCCATCTACCTGAGGCATCATAATGTCAGTGATGATCAGGTCGGGTAGCTTTTGGTGTGCCAGTTCCAGCCCCTCTGTCGCATTGCTGGCAACATCAACCACAAACCCACTGTCTTCCAGGTAAGCCTGCACTGCCTCGCGCAAGCCTGGTTCATCATCCACTAACAACAGTTGCCCTGACATTTAGAATATATTCTCCTAGAATTATGTACTCCTGGAATTATGTATTCCTGGAATATGCATTCCCAAGCCAGGATTATCCAGGAATAGTCAACCCAGTCCCAAACTCAGCCAGAAGTTGACAGGCTTTTCATCCCATTGTACCGATAGTCACCCTCATCGAGGGGTTGAATCAGCTTCTTCTCCCTTGCCAGGCGATCCTGAGAGAACCATTCCAACCTGTGGAATGCCCTGTCTTGCCCGCCCTGTCAGAGTCCGGTTGCTAAAATCGACCCCACTGAATGCCTGGTAAGCGCTGAGGCTGCGATTTCGCCCTAAGCCGTAGCGACCGAAATTGATGTCACCTGATTTCAGATGCAGGAGTTGTTGCAGACGCTGCTGCGCAATCTGATCCAACTGCCACCACTGGGGGTGGTCTTCCCAGTGCCGGGGTTTACCGACCCGGTTATATTCGTGATAGCAAACAATTCGGTGGGGGTAGTAGATGTCCCAGCCACTGGTCCAGGCACGCACTGCCAGATTCACTTCTTCGCCATAAAAGTAGAGATGGGGGTCATAGGGGACTTCCTGGATCAATTGCGCAGGGGCAAACCAGAACCCTGCCGCCATAAACATCCCCAACTGTGGCTGGCGATCGCTGGCTAAATTACCGGCACTGACCAGACTGAGACTACCCTGTTCATGAAAATGGGAGGCTGCCAATCGGGTTGGTGCTCCAGGATGCAACACATCTGGGGGAGTATAGGCAGGTGGATAGGCTGTCAGCACTGGTTTAGGACTGGGACATTGATGCAGCATGGTAAGGAGCAACTCATCCCAACCAGTCACAAACCGCATGTGGCTGTCAATTTGTAGCGTGTAGGGTTCACCTTCCCAGAGGGATTGAGTTTTGGCGCGTGCCCATCCAACTCCACGGGCACGATCGCTGTCCACCAGAAGCATCCGACAACAGTCCAGGTGTTCCAGTGGTAGGGGGTCAATCCCAACTTTACCCTGCCACACCACTCCAAACGAAAGGCGATCGGGCTGTCTGGCTTTTTCAATCGCATCGGCAATCGTGGCTGCAAGTTCCGGGTCGCGGTAGCTGGCAATCTGGATGAAGATTGTGGACATAAGGGGGCAACCGTTGCCTTACTCCTCCAGCAAATCAATCATGCTCGACAACTGATCAGTTCGGTCAAAATTTCCTACAATCCGACGTATGGGATGGGGATAAACTCTGACCAGAGTAGGCGTTGCAGAGATTTGATCCAACTCTGCTGCTTCAGGATGCTGGATCACATCAATAACTTTTAGCGTATAGGGATGACTGAGCGATTGTTCTAAAAACTGATACAGGTTCTTTAATATACGCTCTGTAGCTGTCGTAGAACCAGATATAAATAACCGAAAAACGTAGCCCCGGGCAGATGCAAGGGCTTCTTCCGGAGAACTTTGGGAGGTAGATGCAGGTGGTGATCGGTCAGGTTGCCCTGGAGGAACTGGCAAAGAGGGAGCAGGCTGCCAGCAATGGGTAAGATTCACCACAGGATACCGCGCCA is from Leptothermofonsia sichuanensis E412 and encodes:
- a CDS encoding DUF4340 domain-containing protein; protein product: MKFQRTPLILLLAALILGTGILIYETQISPQQEAAKETRNRLFPFKEEDVQSFSLKTRQQTLSFEKKSAAALTKSQQNSSPSPQAIANAFVWKMVAPTTATANDAYVSYLLNLMATATREQTITVPAAQRAEFGFDQPLAITEVKLKNQQTHSLVLGKSNFDGSALYAQVDPPTDPNQDLSVVLVPADFENAVNRPLAEWQAPEPKSDGKGKNKK
- a CDS encoding response regulator transcription factor, which codes for MSGQLLLVDDEPGLREAVQAYLEDSGFVVDVASNATEGLELAHQKLPDLIITDIMMPQVDGYQFLKQLREDPQFKTLPVVFLTARGMTSDRIQGYNAGCDAYLSKPFDPDELVAIVTNLLEKQTALRQSTEGDEPHNIADMARQIAEIRSMLMQKGGIPQSASPIKIDFTPREQSVLDLVVDGLMNKEIARRLDTSVRNVEKYVSRLFTKTGTNSRTELVRYALEHGLTKT
- a CDS encoding GlcNAc-transferase family protein — translated: MSTIFIQIASYRDPELAATIADAIEKARQPDRLSFGVVWQGKVGIDPLPLEHLDCCRMLLVDSDRARGVGWARAKTQSLWEGEPYTLQIDSHMRFVTGWDELLLTMLHQCPSPKPVLTAYPPAYTPPDVLHPGAPTRLAASHFHEQGSLSLVSAGNLASDRQPQLGMFMAAGFWFAPAQLIQEVPYDPHLYFYGEEVNLAVRAWTSGWDIYYPHRIVCYHEYNRVGKPRHWEDHPQWWQLDQIAQQRLQQLLHLKSGDINFGRYGLGRNRSLSAYQAFSGVDFSNRTLTGRARQGIPQVGMVLSGSPGKGEEADSTPR
- a CDS encoding circadian clock KaiB family protein, whose translation is MPVNLQSESPPDLFKGIALFTPGGDLVYSVDPDKQNRWHLHLCVMLRDILGLPEPPHFLVPCYTATVDRWMDRKGQVQTVAEGSPAVLRYQPLLNQVFGTGNLVWQSLPLKAGVCDPAVLSTYRRQFPQLWEPHDLLARYPVVNLTHCWQPAPSLPVPPGQPDRSPPASTSQSSPEEALASARGYVFRLFISGSTTATERILKNLYQFLEQSLSHPYTLKVIDVIQHPEAAELDQISATPTLVRVYPHPIRRIVGNFDRTDQLSSMIDLLEE